A region from the Kribbella shirazensis genome encodes:
- a CDS encoding substrate-binding domain-containing protein, with amino-acid sequence METDPGVSSKADQALAAVQGKVLSKGPHGEDPATAEAAELTDAEVAKVKAMGATAAIVMHYGGNDWANAQVAGLKEGFAELGIQVVATTDANFKPDKQVSDLETVITKKPDVIVSIPTDPVATAGAYKKAAAAGIKLVFMDNVPQGMTAGKDYVSVVSADNYGNGVVSAHLLAKALGGKGKVGVIFHEADFFVTKQRYDGLRKTLSEDYPDLEIVESKGIAGPDFAGDAQAAANAMLSKHPDLAGIWAVWDVPAEGVMAAARASGRADLKIATQDLGKNVAIALAKDQLVAGLGAQRPFDQGVTEAKLAAGALLGKTAPPYIALSALPVTHASVLEAWKQVYHVDAPADLQKVFKK; translated from the coding sequence GTGGAGACCGACCCCGGGGTCTCGTCCAAGGCGGATCAGGCCCTGGCCGCCGTACAGGGCAAGGTCCTCAGCAAGGGTCCGCACGGTGAGGACCCGGCCACGGCCGAGGCGGCCGAGCTGACCGACGCCGAGGTCGCGAAGGTCAAGGCGATGGGCGCGACCGCCGCCATCGTCATGCACTACGGCGGGAACGACTGGGCGAACGCCCAGGTCGCCGGTCTCAAGGAAGGCTTCGCCGAGCTCGGGATCCAGGTCGTGGCCACCACCGACGCCAACTTCAAACCGGACAAGCAGGTCTCGGACCTGGAGACCGTGATCACGAAGAAGCCGGACGTGATCGTGTCCATCCCGACCGACCCGGTGGCGACCGCCGGCGCCTACAAGAAGGCAGCGGCAGCCGGGATCAAGCTCGTGTTCATGGACAACGTTCCGCAGGGGATGACTGCAGGCAAGGACTACGTCAGCGTCGTCTCGGCGGACAACTACGGCAACGGCGTCGTCTCGGCGCACCTGCTGGCCAAGGCGCTCGGCGGCAAGGGCAAGGTCGGCGTGATCTTCCACGAGGCCGACTTCTTCGTGACCAAGCAGCGCTACGACGGTCTCCGGAAGACGCTCAGCGAAGACTACCCCGACCTGGAGATCGTCGAGTCGAAGGGCATCGCCGGGCCGGACTTCGCGGGCGACGCTCAGGCGGCCGCGAACGCGATGCTGAGCAAGCACCCCGACCTGGCCGGGATCTGGGCCGTGTGGGACGTGCCGGCCGAGGGCGTCATGGCGGCCGCCCGAGCGTCCGGCCGCGCCGACCTGAAGATCGCGACCCAGGACCTGGGCAAGAACGTCGCCATCGCGCTGGCCAAGGACCAGTTGGTTGCCGGACTGGGCGCCCAGCGACCGTTCGACCAGGGCGTGACCGAGGCGAAGCTGGCCGCAGGTGCGCTGCTCGGCAAGACCGCGCCGCCGTACATCGCGCTCAGCGCGCTGCCGGTCACCCACGCCAGCGTGCTGGAGGCGTGGAAGCAGGTGTACCACGTCGACGCGCCGGCCGACCTGCAGAAGGTCTTCAAGAAATGA
- a CDS encoding sugar ABC transporter ATP-binding protein, producing MTPVVQLRDIRKSFDGVPVLLGVDFEVGQGEVHALAGGNGAGKSTLMKILQGVYTKDAGEILVAGTPVTLTSVDDAKAAGIGMVFQEFSLVPSLTVAQNLFLSAETTSRFGLISDRDSRDRARRIFADLEVDVDVDAMVGDLSTAYWQLTEIAKALAQNAQVLILDEPTASLAKNEVEALFALIGRLKSRGISIIYISHRMDEIYRIADRITILRDGRRLLTRPLGEVTPAEIVEGIVGRPDDGALSYQERASSEGGEVLLEAVEVYSGDRVRGVSFQLRAGEILGLAGLMGSGRSELARCLFGIDRIDAGEVRMRGRRIDLRNPRDAQRAGIALIPEDRREQGLVLEHSVEDNLLLPVLRTIRRGPFLDTRSGRRLTRTLIDKVAIKGDPRQPVRRLSGGNQQKVVIAKWLGTQPEVLIMDEPTAGVDIGTKSEIVAIIRRLADAGGAVIVISSEYPELLAVSDRVLVLRNGSVADELRRADIPDEESLQLSVQGL from the coding sequence ATGACCCCGGTCGTCCAGTTGCGGGACATCCGCAAGAGCTTCGACGGAGTACCGGTCCTGCTCGGCGTCGACTTCGAGGTCGGCCAGGGTGAGGTCCACGCCCTGGCCGGCGGCAACGGGGCCGGGAAATCGACCCTGATGAAGATCCTCCAGGGCGTCTACACCAAGGACGCCGGCGAGATCCTCGTCGCCGGCACCCCGGTCACGCTCACGTCGGTCGACGACGCCAAGGCCGCCGGGATCGGCATGGTCTTCCAGGAGTTCAGCCTGGTGCCCAGCCTCACCGTCGCCCAGAACCTCTTCCTGTCGGCGGAAACGACGAGCCGGTTCGGTTTGATCAGCGACCGTGACTCCCGCGACCGGGCGCGCCGGATCTTCGCCGACCTGGAGGTCGACGTGGACGTCGACGCGATGGTCGGCGACCTCTCCACGGCGTACTGGCAACTCACCGAGATCGCCAAGGCACTCGCCCAGAACGCGCAGGTGCTGATCCTCGACGAGCCCACCGCGAGCCTGGCCAAGAACGAGGTCGAAGCGCTGTTCGCACTGATCGGCCGGCTCAAGAGCAGAGGCATCTCGATCATCTACATCTCTCATCGGATGGACGAGATCTACCGGATCGCGGACCGGATCACGATCCTGCGCGACGGTCGCAGACTGCTCACCAGACCGCTCGGCGAGGTGACGCCGGCCGAGATCGTCGAGGGCATCGTCGGCAGGCCGGACGACGGCGCGCTCAGCTATCAGGAGCGCGCGTCGTCCGAGGGCGGCGAGGTGCTGCTCGAGGCGGTCGAGGTGTACTCCGGTGACCGGGTCCGCGGCGTCTCCTTCCAGTTGCGCGCGGGCGAGATCCTCGGCCTCGCCGGACTGATGGGCAGCGGCCGCTCGGAGCTCGCCCGGTGCCTGTTCGGCATCGACCGCATCGACGCCGGCGAGGTACGGATGCGTGGGCGCAGAATCGATCTCCGCAACCCCAGGGACGCGCAACGGGCCGGTATCGCCCTGATCCCGGAGGACCGCCGGGAACAGGGGCTGGTGCTCGAACACTCGGTCGAGGACAACCTGCTGCTGCCCGTCCTGCGCACGATCCGGCGCGGTCCCTTCCTCGACACGCGATCCGGCCGACGCCTGACCCGGACCCTGATCGACAAGGTCGCGATCAAGGGCGACCCCCGCCAGCCGGTCAGGCGGCTGTCCGGCGGCAATCAGCAGAAGGTGGTGATCGCCAAGTGGCTCGGCACCCAGCCCGAGGTCCTGATCATGGACGAGCCGACCGCCGGAGTGGACATCGGCACCAAGTCCGAGATTGTCGCCATCATCCGCCGCCTCGCCGACGCCGGGGGAGCGGTGATCGTCATCTCGTCGGAGTACCCCGAGCTACTGGCCGTCAGCGATCGCGTGCTGGTGCTGCGGAACGGATCCGTGGCGGACGAGCTGCGGCGCGCGGACATCCCCGACGAGGAATCCCTCCAACTCTCCGTCCAAGGACTCTGA
- a CDS encoding ABC transporter permease, whose translation MDTETDSRMADPTTVRPPLPTSGRSAKDLARGLNRIDWRRYVIYIAFVAVFVLFAVLLRDDGFLSQSNLLNIFRQTATITVIAVGMTYVIACAEIDLSVGSVAGLASVCSAMAIAHYGLVAGILAGLAVGVVVGTINGGLVSRLGIPSFLVTLGMLGIAAGVAQWITKSAPQPILNDTFNLAFGGGDFGPVPGLLIWTAVFVIAGAVVLNRTRFGRQIVATGGSRTAADFTGINTRRIKFQVLLISATVASVAGMLYAGRLQSGRFQWGAGDELSAIAAVILGGTSLFGGRGTVVGTLFGALLIGLINNGLILAGLESSQQQVVRGVIIILAVALARKK comes from the coding sequence ATGGACACTGAAACGGACTCTCGCATGGCCGACCCGACAACTGTCCGACCTCCGCTGCCGACCTCCGGGCGGAGCGCGAAAGACCTCGCCAGAGGTCTGAACCGGATCGACTGGCGCCGCTACGTCATCTACATCGCCTTCGTCGCGGTGTTCGTGCTGTTCGCGGTCCTGCTGCGCGACGACGGATTTCTCAGTCAGAGCAATCTGCTGAACATCTTCCGGCAGACGGCCACGATCACCGTCATCGCGGTCGGCATGACGTACGTGATCGCCTGTGCCGAGATCGACCTCAGCGTCGGCTCGGTCGCCGGACTCGCCAGCGTCTGCTCGGCGATGGCGATCGCCCACTACGGCCTGGTCGCCGGGATCCTCGCCGGCCTCGCGGTCGGCGTCGTCGTAGGCACGATCAACGGCGGTCTGGTCAGCCGGCTGGGTATCCCCTCGTTCCTGGTGACCTTGGGGATGCTCGGCATCGCAGCCGGCGTCGCGCAGTGGATCACGAAGTCGGCACCCCAACCGATCCTGAACGACACCTTCAATCTCGCCTTCGGTGGCGGCGACTTCGGGCCGGTCCCGGGTCTGCTGATCTGGACGGCGGTCTTCGTCATCGCCGGCGCCGTCGTCCTGAACCGGACCCGATTCGGCCGGCAGATCGTCGCCACCGGCGGCAGCCGGACCGCGGCCGACTTCACCGGTATCAACACCAGGCGCATCAAGTTCCAGGTACTGCTCATCTCGGCGACGGTGGCATCGGTCGCCGGCATGCTCTACGCGGGCCGGCTCCAGTCGGGCCGGTTCCAGTGGGGCGCCGGCGACGAACTGTCGGCCATCGCCGCCGTGATCCTGGGCGGCACCAGTCTGTTCGGCGGTCGCGGCACCGTGGTCGGCACGCTGTTCGGCGCTCTGCTGATCGGACTCATCAACAACGGCCTGATCCTCGCCGGCCTGGAATCGAGCCAGCAGCAGGTCGTCCGCGGCGTCATCATCATCCTCGCCGTCGCCCTTGCCCGGAAGAAATAA
- a CDS encoding beta-galactosidase, translated as MSSSADVYRPISIQNGALTLHGEATALYGGAVHYWRLDRDRWDSILDSVRRMGFTMISIYIPWEVHEIEKGRFDFGQVNPSNDIDAFLTLCESKGFKIVVRPGPQINSELTYFGYPKRILADERLQARSAKGSKVVLTQVPKPIPALNYASEEFFAETALWYDAICAILAKHAYPNGGIVAAQVDNEMAYFFGVNAYIADYSDASIEGYRQFVLDKYGDLPGLNSAYSAKYSSLESLEPPRRFDATSRQEIPWYADWAEYRERYLITSMARLADMMRERGLARIALFHNYPHPLGPGGAVSGFTAPFNLAGLEEHLDFVGFDIYSRKELYSHVKTIASYVVGTSRYPYIPEFIAGVWPWYLNPGDLADEEFVTKAALMHGIRGFSRYMLVERDRWLDSPIRRDGRERPEKVEMFRTVNEMLEAGDFRNLRRQEDVLLLANREYDRLEAASVLVSFPGDFLETPSGFSEYAGALTVSEDPLGFDEPVQLAKSTWFSAFSEALTHSGFGYVLSDTALAAERWRRHKVLVLSTLDYLDAGLQAALVEYAESGGTVVIGPKAPTLDSTMRPCTVLQDALVDAAPLAGGALEAKTGSGRIILVPELDAVPATVGEVCSRTGLVTMTVNDPALDVTVHHTVGDPRTKVVFVANPTAAPVAAQIEVGAELDAVREIWDGRDVPTDGMTIAENLPPYSIHVYRCVFSA; from the coding sequence TTGTCCTCTTCAGCTGATGTATATCGCCCCATCTCCATCCAGAACGGCGCGCTGACGCTGCATGGTGAGGCGACCGCCCTGTACGGCGGCGCCGTCCACTACTGGCGGCTGGATCGTGACCGGTGGGATTCCATTCTCGACTCGGTCCGGCGGATGGGATTCACGATGATCTCCATCTACATCCCCTGGGAGGTGCACGAGATCGAGAAGGGCCGCTTCGACTTCGGCCAGGTGAACCCGTCGAACGACATCGACGCATTCCTCACCCTGTGTGAGTCCAAGGGTTTCAAGATCGTCGTACGCCCCGGGCCGCAGATCAACTCCGAACTCACCTACTTCGGCTACCCGAAGCGGATACTCGCGGACGAACGGCTGCAAGCGCGCAGCGCCAAGGGCTCGAAGGTCGTCCTGACCCAGGTACCGAAGCCGATCCCCGCCCTGAACTACGCCAGTGAGGAGTTCTTCGCCGAGACCGCGTTGTGGTACGACGCGATCTGCGCGATCCTCGCCAAACACGCCTACCCGAACGGCGGGATCGTCGCGGCGCAGGTCGACAACGAGATGGCGTACTTCTTCGGCGTCAACGCCTACATCGCCGACTACTCGGACGCCTCGATCGAGGGCTATCGGCAGTTCGTTCTCGACAAGTACGGCGACCTGCCGGGGCTCAACTCGGCGTACTCCGCGAAGTACTCGAGCCTGGAGTCGCTCGAGCCGCCGAGGCGTTTCGATGCCACCAGCCGGCAGGAGATCCCCTGGTACGCGGACTGGGCCGAGTACCGGGAGCGCTATCTGATCACCTCGATGGCGCGGCTCGCCGACATGATGCGGGAACGAGGGCTGGCCCGGATCGCCTTGTTCCACAACTATCCGCACCCGCTCGGACCCGGCGGAGCCGTCTCGGGGTTCACCGCCCCGTTCAACCTGGCGGGCCTCGAGGAGCATCTCGATTTCGTCGGCTTCGACATCTACTCGCGCAAGGAGCTCTACTCCCACGTCAAGACCATCGCCTCGTACGTCGTCGGCACCAGCCGGTACCCGTACATTCCCGAGTTCATCGCCGGGGTCTGGCCGTGGTACCTGAACCCCGGTGACCTCGCTGACGAGGAGTTCGTCACCAAGGCGGCCCTGATGCACGGCATCCGGGGCTTCTCCCGCTACATGCTGGTGGAGCGCGATCGCTGGCTGGACTCGCCGATCCGCCGTGACGGCCGGGAGCGGCCCGAGAAGGTCGAGATGTTCCGCACCGTCAACGAGATGCTCGAGGCCGGCGACTTCCGGAACCTGCGCAGGCAGGAGGACGTCCTGCTGCTCGCCAACAGGGAGTACGACCGGCTCGAAGCGGCGTCGGTCCTGGTCTCCTTCCCGGGCGACTTCCTGGAAACGCCGTCGGGCTTCTCGGAGTACGCCGGCGCGCTGACCGTCAGCGAGGATCCGCTCGGATTCGACGAACCCGTCCAGCTGGCCAAATCGACCTGGTTCTCGGCCTTCTCGGAGGCACTGACCCACTCCGGCTTCGGCTACGTCCTGTCCGACACGGCACTGGCTGCGGAGCGCTGGCGGCGCCACAAGGTGCTCGTGCTCAGCACTCTCGACTATCTCGACGCCGGCCTGCAGGCAGCACTGGTCGAGTACGCCGAGAGCGGCGGCACGGTGGTGATCGGGCCGAAGGCACCGACGTTGGACAGCACGATGCGGCCCTGCACCGTGCTGCAGGATGCCCTGGTGGATGCCGCGCCATTGGCGGGTGGGGCGTTGGAAGCCAAGACCGGCTCCGGGCGGATCATCCTGGTGCCCGAGCTGGACGCCGTACCGGCCACCGTGGGCGAGGTCTGCAGCCGGACCGGTCTGGTGACCATGACCGTCAACGACCCGGCGCTCGACGTCACCGTTCACCACACGGTCGGTGACCCGAGGACCAAGGTGGTCTTCGTGGCCAACCCCACCGCCGCGCCGGTCGCCGCGCAGATCGAGGTCGGCGCCGAGCTGGACGCCGTACGGGAGATCTGGGACGGACGCGATGTCCCCACCGACGGAATGACCATAGCCGAGAATCTTCCGCCCTACTCGATCCACGTCTACCGCTGCGTCTTCAGCGCCTGA
- a CDS encoding CGNR zinc finger domain-containing protein gives MTGQVSFDSHARSVLAAAVEYVNRLTAGYSGGAAYAVPADERQAVADALTAIGHPPKSVPADDARRLVQLAARMRIVFEAADAGDLDTAATEINALLLDTNARPQLDRGKDRPWSLHFHGPDEQLANGWAAGCAAGLALAVGSDLAGRLGVCDAPNCDRVFVDVSKNGQRRFCSPQCQSRVKAAAHRARQATT, from the coding sequence AGTCATGCCCGGAGCGTGCTGGCCGCTGCGGTCGAGTACGTGAACCGGCTGACGGCCGGGTACTCCGGTGGCGCCGCGTACGCCGTACCCGCCGACGAACGGCAGGCCGTGGCGGATGCGCTGACCGCGATCGGCCACCCGCCGAAATCGGTGCCGGCCGACGACGCGCGGCGGCTCGTCCAGCTCGCGGCGCGGATGCGGATCGTCTTCGAGGCCGCGGACGCCGGCGACCTGGACACGGCCGCGACCGAGATCAACGCGTTGCTGCTGGACACGAATGCCCGCCCGCAACTCGACCGCGGCAAGGACCGTCCGTGGAGCCTGCACTTCCACGGCCCCGACGAACAGCTCGCCAACGGCTGGGCGGCGGGTTGCGCAGCCGGCCTCGCACTGGCGGTCGGCAGCGACCTGGCCGGCCGGCTCGGCGTCTGCGACGCCCCGAACTGCGACCGCGTCTTCGTCGACGTCTCGAAGAACGGCCAGCGCCGCTTCTGCTCCCCCCAGTGCCAGAGCCGAGTCAAAGCCGCCGCCCACCGAGCCCGCCAGGCCACCACCTGA